From the Maioricimonas rarisocia genome, one window contains:
- a CDS encoding alkaline phosphatase D family protein: protein MHGNRSATRQYGIERREFLRYMAAVSAIPTIALRAEGEVTGKPQFNGNPFTLGVASGDPESDGVVIWTRLAPEPLAGGGMPSEPVRVQWEVATDEAFADVARKGTALAMPQLGHSVHVEVDGLEPLRWYFYRFHAGNETSPVGRTRTAPEPDAMPDRMRFAYTSCQHYESGYFNGYPHMQQEDLDLVIHLGDYIYEYKGVDNRPRKHVGSEIESLDDYRTRYSQYRLDMTLQDTHRLFPWLVTWDDHEFDNNYANLVSEEEGIAPEEFLARRMNAYQAYYEFMPLRRRSFPRGPYMTLYRRCRYGRLANFHVLDTRQYRTDQPNGDHQKPMTGKVFDPQATMLGPRQEHWLMSNLLQSTATWNVLAQQVMMAPLNRGEGEDRRYSMDQWPGYEVSRRRLLQFFHDRKVPNPVVLTGDIHVNWVNDLQLDFQNPKSPLVGTELVGTSMTSGGNGGNVIAEYERAAKQNDFVKWYNSNRGYVSCEVTPQEWTARFRATPFVDKPGSPLLTKGTFVIEEGHPGAKSA, encoded by the coding sequence ATGCACGGGAATCGGTCTGCGACGCGACAGTACGGAATCGAACGCCGCGAATTCCTTCGTTACATGGCGGCTGTCTCGGCGATTCCCACCATCGCGTTGCGTGCTGAAGGAGAGGTAACCGGCAAGCCGCAGTTCAACGGCAATCCATTCACGCTCGGCGTGGCGTCAGGCGATCCCGAATCAGACGGCGTGGTGATCTGGACGCGACTGGCCCCCGAGCCCCTCGCCGGCGGAGGAATGCCCAGCGAGCCCGTGCGAGTTCAGTGGGAGGTCGCCACCGACGAAGCGTTCGCCGATGTGGCTCGCAAGGGAACGGCTCTGGCGATGCCGCAACTCGGGCACTCGGTGCATGTCGAAGTGGACGGCCTCGAGCCACTCCGCTGGTACTTCTATCGCTTTCATGCCGGAAACGAGACGAGTCCCGTCGGCCGCACGCGAACTGCCCCCGAGCCGGATGCGATGCCGGACCGGATGCGGTTCGCCTACACGTCCTGCCAGCATTACGAAAGCGGATACTTCAACGGCTATCCGCATATGCAGCAGGAGGACCTCGACCTGGTCATCCACCTGGGCGACTACATCTATGAGTACAAGGGGGTCGACAATCGGCCCCGCAAGCACGTCGGCAGCGAGATCGAGAGCCTCGACGACTACCGCACGCGGTATTCGCAGTACCGCCTCGACATGACGCTGCAGGACACGCACCGGCTGTTTCCGTGGCTCGTCACGTGGGATGACCACGAGTTCGACAACAACTACGCGAATCTCGTCTCCGAAGAAGAGGGCATCGCGCCGGAAGAATTCCTCGCCCGACGCATGAACGCGTACCAGGCGTACTACGAGTTCATGCCGCTGCGACGACGGTCGTTTCCCCGCGGCCCCTATATGACGTTGTATCGACGCTGCCGATACGGGCGTCTGGCCAACTTCCACGTGCTCGATACCCGGCAGTACCGGACGGATCAGCCAAACGGCGACCATCAGAAGCCCATGACCGGCAAGGTGTTCGATCCACAAGCGACCATGCTCGGGCCCAGGCAGGAGCACTGGCTGATGTCGAACCTGCTGCAGTCCACCGCCACCTGGAACGTGCTGGCCCAGCAGGTGATGATGGCGCCGCTCAATCGCGGAGAAGGGGAAGACCGCCGCTACAGCATGGACCAGTGGCCCGGCTACGAGGTCAGCCGCCGCCGCCTGCTCCAGTTCTTCCACGACCGCAAGGTCCCCAACCCGGTCGTGCTGACCGGCGACATCCACGTCAACTGGGTCAACGACCTGCAGCTTGATTTCCAGAATCCGAAGTCGCCGCTGGTCGGCACCGAGCTCGTCGGAACATCGATGACCTCCGGCGGGAACGGCGGCAACGTCATCGCCGAGTACGAGCGGGCCGCGAAACAGAACGATTTCGTGAAGTGGTACAACTCGAATCGTGGCTACGTCTCGTGCGAAGTGACGCCGCAGGAGTGGACAGCACGCTTCCGCGCCACGCCGTTCGTCGACAAGCCGGGCTCTCCGCTCCTCACCAAAGGCACCTTCGTCATCGAGGAAGGACACCCGGGAGCAAAGTCTGCGTAG
- a CDS encoding WD40/YVTN/BNR-like repeat-containing protein, with translation MADRMLVSTRKGLFTITRGGSNGWKSDAPAFLGENVTLTFRDPRSGRMHAALNLGHFGVKRHISDDDGDNWSEASVPTYEEHDQIITGDGKEPEPAALKLLWALEAGGDDQPGRLWAGTGPGGLFRSDDDGETWTLVRSMWDRDERKNWFGGGYDWPAIHSICIDPGNSRSIRVAVSCGGAWISNDDGESWELGTGMKADFMPPDRTEDPTIQDPHRMVQCPSAPRHLWVQHHCGIFRSTDGGRSWSDVPAAKPSGFGFAVAVHPTRPETAWFVPAVKDACRVPVDGRFVVSRTRDGGESFDVLSDGLPPAPAWDLVYRHGLAVDETGEELAMGSTTGGLWFSDDQGDRWTCLSQHLPPVNAVCFV, from the coding sequence ATGGCGGACCGCATGCTGGTTTCGACCCGAAAGGGTCTGTTCACGATCACGCGCGGCGGCAGCAACGGCTGGAAATCAGATGCACCGGCGTTTCTCGGCGAAAACGTCACGCTGACGTTCCGCGACCCCCGCAGCGGGCGGATGCATGCGGCTCTCAACCTCGGTCACTTCGGCGTCAAGCGGCACATTTCTGACGACGACGGTGACAACTGGTCCGAAGCATCGGTCCCCACCTACGAAGAACACGATCAGATCATCACCGGCGACGGGAAGGAGCCCGAACCGGCGGCACTCAAACTGCTCTGGGCACTCGAGGCGGGCGGTGACGATCAGCCCGGCCGGCTCTGGGCCGGCACCGGTCCCGGAGGCCTGTTTCGCTCCGACGACGACGGAGAGACCTGGACGCTCGTCCGCAGCATGTGGGATCGCGACGAGCGGAAGAACTGGTTCGGCGGTGGATACGACTGGCCCGCCATTCATTCGATCTGCATCGATCCCGGCAACTCACGATCGATTCGGGTGGCCGTCTCGTGTGGAGGGGCATGGATCAGCAATGACGATGGCGAGTCCTGGGAACTCGGCACCGGCATGAAGGCGGACTTCATGCCACCCGACCGAACGGAAGATCCGACGATCCAGGATCCGCACCGAATGGTGCAGTGCCCCTCCGCTCCGCGACATCTGTGGGTGCAGCATCACTGCGGTATCTTTCGCTCGACGGACGGCGGTCGAAGCTGGAGCGACGTTCCTGCCGCGAAACCCTCCGGGTTCGGCTTCGCCGTAGCCGTCCATCCCACCCGTCCCGAAACGGCATGGTTCGTCCCGGCGGTAAAAGATGCCTGCCGCGTGCCCGTCGACGGCCGGTTCGTCGTCTCCCGCACGCGTGACGGCGGCGAGAGCTTCGACGTACTCTCGGACGGCCTTCCCCCCGCACCGGCATGGGACCTGGTGTACCGCCACGGCCTCGCTGTCGATGAGACCGGCGAAGAACTCGCGATGGGCTCGACGACCGGCGGGCTGTGGTTCTCGGACGACCAGGGAGACCGCTGGACCTGCCTGTCGCAACACCTCCCGCCGGTGAACGCTGTCTGCTTTGTGTGA
- a CDS encoding MoaD/ThiS family protein, translating to MATVTAAPALSRWINDRPAQAGPATWTVEGQTVREVLDRLFEQQQQLRGYVLDEQGQVRHHVAVFVDGIAIDDKRSLATPVTPQSEIYLFQALSGG from the coding sequence ATGGCAACGGTCACCGCCGCTCCTGCACTGTCCCGCTGGATCAACGACCGCCCTGCGCAGGCCGGCCCCGCGACGTGGACCGTCGAAGGTCAGACCGTCCGCGAAGTCCTCGACCGACTCTTCGAACAGCAGCAGCAGCTTCGCGGATATGTCCTCGACGAACAGGGGCAGGTCCGGCATCACGTCGCCGTCTTTGTGGACGGCATCGCCATCGACGACAAACGGTCGCTGGCGACGCCCGTCACTCCACAGTCCGAGATCTATCTCTTTCAGGCACTCTCCGGGGGTTAA
- a CDS encoding serine/threonine-protein kinase yields MIQAVLQNLMNEIVATLLVTGGVSLFEQFKRILHRRAVRAPARRLHELLDAFGQLSPRQIDRLIAEAERHHGQRFPDEQRQELHDLMRNLARGAQLLTSQGKPTSAYLRSERLLEQLLLDLQPVRRRGERAGVGHSEWILDRFLGRGAYGEVWSATMEGSTWQRAFKFFTQPEAREWVQRERENLIALKEALPSEHPNIMPLHGVSIDDQEYPFFQFEYASGGSLEEWILEDPDVRTPLEKSNVLFGIVEGLAATHEKGIFHRDIKPANIVLSEGPDPIPKLTDFGLATCDLAARRGSSSEQTAALLAGTSMYLPPEAKCPFAEVDPALQDIFAVGVVWYQLCVERIEQPPYSFARRLAAHDVDSHTIDLITRCLAAPEERFPNAVELREHLFDRVPEHWPVPEGMYDVQYLVREALLPSDPV; encoded by the coding sequence GTGATTCAGGCAGTCCTGCAGAACTTGATGAACGAGATCGTCGCCACTTTGCTGGTGACGGGCGGCGTCTCGTTATTCGAACAGTTCAAACGCATTCTCCATCGGCGGGCTGTCCGGGCACCGGCCAGGCGGCTGCACGAACTGCTCGACGCCTTCGGCCAGCTGAGTCCGCGCCAGATCGATCGGCTCATTGCCGAGGCGGAACGACATCATGGCCAGCGGTTCCCTGACGAACAGCGGCAGGAACTGCACGACCTGATGCGGAACCTCGCGCGGGGAGCACAGCTTCTGACCAGTCAGGGGAAGCCGACCAGCGCCTACCTGCGGTCGGAACGACTGCTCGAACAACTGCTGCTGGACCTTCAGCCGGTCCGCCGACGGGGAGAGCGCGCCGGAGTCGGGCACTCCGAATGGATCCTCGACCGGTTCCTGGGCCGCGGGGCCTACGGAGAGGTCTGGTCGGCGACGATGGAAGGAAGTACCTGGCAGCGGGCCTTCAAGTTCTTCACACAGCCGGAGGCACGCGAGTGGGTGCAGCGCGAACGGGAGAACCTGATCGCGCTGAAGGAGGCGCTCCCGAGCGAGCACCCCAATATCATGCCGCTGCACGGCGTCTCGATCGACGATCAGGAGTACCCGTTCTTTCAGTTCGAATATGCGTCGGGCGGTTCGCTGGAAGAGTGGATTCTCGAAGATCCCGACGTGCGGACGCCGCTGGAGAAGTCGAACGTTCTCTTCGGAATTGTCGAAGGGCTCGCGGCCACACATGAAAAGGGGATCTTTCACCGCGACATCAAGCCGGCCAACATTGTGCTCTCGGAGGGCCCCGACCCGATCCCCAAGCTGACGGATTTCGGGCTGGCTACCTGTGATCTGGCAGCCCGCCGTGGCTCGTCGTCCGAGCAGACCGCGGCTCTGCTGGCCGGGACGAGCATGTATCTGCCTCCCGAAGCGAAGTGTCCGTTCGCCGAGGTCGATCCTGCCCTGCAGGACATCTTTGCTGTCGGTGTCGTCTGGTATCAGCTCTGCGTCGAACGGATCGAGCAGCCCCCCTACAGCTTTGCTCGACGCCTGGCGGCACACGACGTCGATTCGCACACGATCGATCTGATCACCCGCTGCCTCGCCGCCCCGGAGGAACGATTCCCGAATGCGGTGGAGCTTCGCGAACACCTGTTCGATCGAGTTCCCGAGCACTGGCCGGTTCCCGAGGGAATGTACGACGTGCAGTATCTGGTTCGCGAGGCACTGCTTCCATCTGATCCGGTCTGA
- a CDS encoding FtsK/SpoIIIE domain-containing protein codes for MTNPFLHDVVSGPSQYRPEWDVPDLNAGATGALEQRLIELRDNPGAPRKIPVLLATPGFGKTHLFGRIAHRLADEVLMVFVPQVEDPARPLDHIRRATVESLFRSVDGRDETPLETILGRLCHESVRTYFHTLPATLRTEHRQLGERLESDWTEVPRLMRKVKPLRPFLHLAESVANRHSHLRRSVVQALVLGWSPLKTLARRWLRGEELSESDLSRLEIEQDGGPPSARQVLRAVAALLPAGMPIVLCCDQLEAVLRVPNGLKTLTNDLVGLLQDDELSNLLIVVSCLEDRWWEAKSQGGTTGGHTMFYDRVETFTLESPQPQQILRLVQQRLQSWPAHRVDSVWPFDADSLREWARLECPSPRGTLKVCAAEFDRWIEEGQPDRLIRFGDGPVEAIEDHFRREWERELSEIRRDDNRSYIHADEARFNNALLATLELLQRRDAGRGDDIGVTDIERNVIRTTSAVPCYGHAVMTSGADGSAACTVLMLTRTDQTRTFTAHLEALERALDERDAHGILIHPRQNPPLGKTPNTKARKLFDRLIESNRLTYFSLVDHQEVYEQLECFWKLRSDAASGDLLVDSQHIDVETFDQLVVDELKYLDYLKLLELVSGSAFSPVEQTEPADTFGDKSGTVAEPAAEGHPESSPPTTAPSEEPVAAPAVPAAASAAAVDVVATTGQTNEAVATVESSALSTDGWAAELLRQVVRELRNFNVDVAPVGVQTGARFARLTVGARGRTTVNHVRNRAEDLKIRLADVDHMPVIASQSDGISIDVQLPEDYRRQVTLGELRESAPETAGTAPVFPVGQDVAGRGYWADFSDSNHAHYLVAGTTGSGKSEFLKSLMAGMAGLLGPDRLRFLPIDPKRVTFGQSAASPYFGPPGQQTGVAHTAEETGPLLEWCSDETERRYKMFARRGVSDLGKLDPQDPSTPPRVIVVCDEFPDLISDPALKQELERFLVKTATKARAAGIHLVLAAQRPEAKVVTPQLRSNLPGRVCLRVASSADSRIVLDQSDAADLLGRGDLLWKDGMGLRRLQAPLVSPDEFDDALRIR; via the coding sequence GTGACGAATCCGTTCCTGCACGACGTCGTCTCCGGGCCATCACAGTACCGGCCGGAATGGGACGTACCCGATCTCAACGCAGGCGCCACCGGGGCGCTCGAGCAGCGGCTGATCGAGTTGCGCGACAACCCCGGAGCCCCCCGCAAGATTCCCGTTCTGCTGGCGACGCCCGGCTTCGGAAAGACGCACCTGTTCGGCCGCATTGCCCATCGGCTGGCCGACGAAGTGCTGATGGTCTTCGTGCCGCAGGTGGAAGACCCCGCGCGCCCCCTCGATCACATCCGGCGCGCCACCGTCGAGAGCCTGTTCCGAAGTGTTGATGGTCGGGACGAGACGCCGCTCGAGACGATCCTGGGACGGCTGTGCCACGAATCGGTTCGCACGTACTTCCACACATTGCCGGCCACGCTGCGGACCGAACATCGGCAGCTCGGCGAACGGCTGGAATCCGACTGGACGGAAGTCCCGCGACTGATGCGGAAGGTCAAACCGCTGCGCCCGTTTCTGCACCTGGCGGAGTCGGTGGCGAACCGGCATTCGCATCTGAGGCGATCGGTCGTGCAGGCGCTCGTGCTCGGCTGGTCCCCGTTGAAGACGCTGGCCCGCCGGTGGCTGCGCGGAGAGGAACTGTCCGAATCCGATCTGTCCCGTCTGGAGATCGAACAGGACGGCGGACCGCCGTCCGCCAGACAGGTCTTGCGAGCCGTTGCCGCGCTCCTGCCGGCCGGCATGCCGATTGTCCTCTGTTGTGACCAGCTCGAAGCGGTGCTGCGCGTTCCGAACGGACTGAAGACACTGACGAACGATCTCGTCGGTCTGCTGCAGGATGACGAACTGTCGAACCTGCTGATCGTCGTCAGTTGTCTCGAAGACCGCTGGTGGGAAGCGAAAAGCCAGGGGGGAACGACGGGGGGCCATACGATGTTCTACGATCGTGTGGAGACGTTCACGCTGGAATCGCCGCAGCCGCAGCAGATTCTCCGCCTGGTGCAGCAACGTCTGCAGAGCTGGCCCGCTCATCGTGTCGACTCGGTCTGGCCGTTCGATGCCGATTCGCTCAGGGAGTGGGCCCGCCTGGAATGCCCTTCCCCTCGCGGCACGCTCAAGGTGTGCGCCGCAGAGTTCGATCGGTGGATCGAGGAGGGACAGCCGGATCGTCTGATCCGGTTTGGTGACGGTCCTGTCGAGGCGATCGAAGACCATTTCCGCCGTGAGTGGGAGCGTGAGCTTTCGGAAATCCGCAGGGACGACAACCGCAGTTACATTCATGCTGACGAAGCGCGATTCAACAACGCATTGCTGGCGACTCTCGAACTGCTGCAGCGGCGCGATGCGGGCCGGGGCGACGACATCGGGGTGACGGATATTGAGAGGAACGTCATCCGCACCACTTCGGCGGTTCCCTGCTATGGCCACGCGGTCATGACTTCCGGAGCCGACGGATCCGCGGCCTGCACCGTCCTGATGCTTACCCGGACCGACCAGACCCGTACCTTCACGGCTCATCTTGAAGCGCTGGAGCGGGCACTCGACGAACGGGATGCTCACGGCATCCTGATTCATCCCCGGCAGAACCCTCCTCTCGGCAAGACTCCCAACACGAAAGCACGAAAACTGTTCGACCGACTGATTGAGTCGAACCGGCTGACGTACTTCTCTCTCGTCGACCATCAGGAGGTTTACGAACAGCTCGAATGCTTCTGGAAGCTGCGAAGCGATGCCGCCAGCGGCGATCTGCTGGTGGACTCGCAGCACATTGACGTCGAGACGTTCGATCAACTGGTCGTTGACGAGCTGAAGTACCTCGACTATCTCAAGCTGCTGGAACTGGTGTCCGGTTCGGCATTCTCACCGGTTGAACAGACGGAACCTGCGGACACATTCGGCGACAAGTCCGGCACTGTGGCGGAACCGGCGGCGGAGGGCCATCCGGAAAGTTCGCCGCCGACAACTGCACCCAGTGAGGAACCGGTGGCGGCCCCGGCTGTACCGGCGGCTGCGTCGGCTGCCGCGGTGGACGTCGTGGCAACGACTGGGCAGACGAACGAAGCGGTGGCGACAGTCGAGTCGTCCGCTCTGTCAACCGACGGGTGGGCGGCGGAGCTGCTCCGGCAGGTCGTCCGCGAATTGCGGAACTTCAATGTCGACGTTGCACCGGTTGGAGTGCAGACGGGTGCCCGGTTTGCCCGTCTGACGGTCGGTGCCCGGGGACGGACCACCGTCAACCACGTCCGCAATCGTGCCGAGGACCTCAAGATCCGTCTGGCAGACGTCGACCATATGCCGGTCATCGCCTCGCAATCGGACGGCATCAGTATCGACGTGCAGTTGCCAGAGGATTATCGCCGACAGGTCACGCTGGGGGAACTGCGCGAGTCGGCTCCGGAAACCGCTGGAACCGCACCGGTTTTCCCCGTCGGACAGGATGTGGCGGGCCGCGGCTACTGGGCCGACTTCTCCGATTCGAATCACGCCCATTACCTGGTGGCCGGCACGACGGGAAGCGGCAAGAGCGAGTTTCTGAAGTCGCTGATGGCCGGGATGGCTGGCCTTCTCGGACCGGATCGATTGCGGTTCCTGCCGATCGATCCCAAGCGGGTGACGTTCGGCCAGTCCGCTGCCAGTCCGTACTTCGGCCCGCCGGGACAGCAGACAGGCGTGGCTCATACGGCAGAGGAAACCGGCCCGCTCCTCGAATGGTGCAGTGACGAGACCGAGCGCCGCTACAAGATGTTCGCCCGCCGCGGCGTCAGCGATCTGGGGAAACTCGATCCACAGGATCCGTCGACACCTCCACGGGTGATCGTCGTCTGTGACGAGTTCCCCGATCTGATCTCCGATCCTGCGCTGAAACAGGAGCTGGAACGGTTTCTGGTGAAGACCGCCACCAAGGCCCGCGCCGCCGGGATTCACCTGGTGCTCGCGGCCCAGCGACCCGAGGCGAAAGTCGTCACGCCGCAACTTCGTTCGAATCTGCCGGGGCGCGTCTGCTTGCGCGTCGCTTCCAGTGCCGACTCGCGGATTGTGCTGGACCAGTCGGATGCTGCCGATCTGCTGGGGCGGGGGGATCTGTTGTGGAAGGACGGGATGGGGCTGCGTCGACTGCAGGCTCCGCTGGTCTCGCCGGACGAGTTCGACGATGCGCTGCGAATCCGCTGA
- the asnB gene encoding asparagine synthase (glutamine-hydrolyzing) yields MCGIVGLFGESDETAVREMLQRLAHRGPDGERCSQLSDITAVLGHRRLAIIDPVGGDQPIPDLAAPDRRAIVSNGMLYNYRQIRERFAEEPFVTSSDAESIFKICLADDTAAVDQLDGMFAFLVVNGNRLIAARDPIGIKPLYFARTGDRLVFASEIKAFSGLDEGIEEFPAGHVLTADLKTGEHTLDRYFRVPEPTSEIHEVNEAVERIRETLKASVAKRLQSDVPLGCFLSGGLDSSIITALACRHQPDMHTFAVGIEGSNDLLASRRVAEHLGTRHHEFVITADDVREALPQILYYLESYDRDLVRSAVPCWFVSQLASKIVTVVLTGEGADELFAGYAYHKTYHDGAALMQELHRSIGAMHNVNLQRVDRMTMAHGLEARVPFLDRDVIELGMQIAPELKLPPGSSSGDEKWILRKAFEDLLPHEIVWRDKEQFDEGSGLSGLLQQIVPSKEPVSALPDGRRPRNSEEAWYARLLGERFVDAPAVFRLTARWEDNRVD; encoded by the coding sequence ATGTGTGGCATTGTCGGCCTGTTTGGCGAGTCCGACGAAACCGCTGTGCGCGAAATGCTGCAGCGTCTGGCCCACCGGGGGCCGGACGGCGAGCGATGCAGCCAGCTCAGCGACATCACTGCGGTGCTGGGGCACCGGCGGCTGGCGATCATTGATCCGGTCGGCGGCGATCAGCCCATTCCCGACCTCGCCGCCCCGGACCGGCGGGCGATCGTCTCGAACGGGATGCTTTACAACTACCGGCAGATCCGCGAGCGATTCGCCGAAGAGCCGTTCGTGACCTCTTCGGATGCCGAGTCGATCTTCAAAATCTGTCTGGCGGATGACACTGCGGCGGTCGACCAGCTCGACGGCATGTTCGCGTTTCTGGTCGTGAACGGTAATCGGCTGATTGCAGCCCGGGACCCGATCGGCATCAAACCGCTGTACTTTGCGCGAACCGGCGACCGACTCGTTTTCGCCTCGGAGATCAAGGCGTTTTCGGGCCTGGATGAGGGGATCGAAGAGTTCCCCGCCGGCCACGTGCTGACGGCCGATCTGAAGACCGGTGAACATACCCTGGATCGGTACTTTCGCGTGCCCGAGCCGACCTCGGAAATCCATGAGGTCAACGAGGCTGTCGAGCGGATCCGCGAGACGCTCAAAGCGTCCGTCGCCAAGCGCCTGCAGAGCGATGTGCCGCTCGGCTGCTTCCTCTCGGGTGGCCTGGACAGTTCGATCATCACGGCACTGGCCTGCCGTCATCAGCCGGACATGCACACCTTTGCCGTCGGTATCGAAGGTTCGAATGACCTGCTCGCGTCACGCCGCGTTGCCGAGCATCTGGGCACGCGCCATCACGAGTTCGTTATCACGGCAGACGACGTCCGCGAGGCTCTGCCACAGATTCTCTATTATCTCGAAAGCTACGATCGCGATCTGGTCCGGTCGGCTGTCCCCTGCTGGTTCGTATCGCAACTGGCGTCAAAAATCGTCACCGTCGTGCTGACGGGCGAAGGGGCCGATGAACTGTTCGCCGGCTACGCCTACCACAAGACGTATCACGACGGTGCGGCGCTGATGCAGGAACTGCACCGCAGCATCGGGGCCATGCACAACGTCAACCTGCAGCGGGTCGACCGCATGACGATGGCCCACGGACTCGAAGCGCGGGTGCCGTTTCTCGACCGCGATGTGATCGAGTTGGGCATGCAGATCGCTCCGGAGCTGAAGCTGCCGCCCGGCTCGTCCAGCGGCGACGAGAAGTGGATCCTCCGCAAAGCGTTCGAGGATCTGCTGCCGCACGAAATCGTCTGGCGCGACAAGGAGCAGTTTGACGAAGGGAGCGGCCTGTCCGGCCTGCTTCAGCAGATCGTTCCCAGCAAGGAACCGGTCAGTGCGCTGCCGGACGGACGCAGGCCACGAAACTCCGAGGAGGCCTGGTACGCCCGTCTGCTCGGCGAACGATTTGTCGACGCGCCGGCGGTCTTCCGCCTGACGGCCCGCTGGGAAGACAATCGGGTCGACTGA
- a CDS encoding nitrilase-related carbon-nitrogen hydrolase — protein MNSESRASNARMLRAAVAQIDAIPYEIEANVDKHFRAIEKAREANVDLLVFPELSICGYHVGMRAPEIAIERDDRLLIELAKESGPMKTIVGFVEDGFAAQLHNTCAVLHDGHVQFIHRKLNLASYGILDEKKHFAGGRYIDVFEQREPWIGAILVCADVWNPALVHLSALYGATILIAPVASSEKALAGEFSNPQGWETVIRFYAMIYGLPIVFANFASQQVVNEDRFWGGSCIVDPYGRTVIQAGDEEDLIIADLDYNTVRDARFRLPTVRDSNLDLIHREINRLANRVGVPMGTRSRS, from the coding sequence ATGAATTCTGAATCACGTGCCAGTAACGCGCGTATGTTGCGGGCCGCTGTGGCCCAGATTGACGCGATCCCCTACGAGATCGAAGCGAACGTCGACAAGCATTTCCGGGCGATCGAGAAGGCGCGCGAGGCGAACGTCGACCTGCTGGTGTTTCCCGAACTGTCGATCTGCGGCTACCACGTTGGCATGCGGGCCCCCGAGATCGCCATCGAGCGGGATGATCGTCTGCTCATCGAACTGGCGAAAGAATCCGGTCCGATGAAAACCATTGTCGGCTTCGTCGAAGATGGCTTCGCCGCCCAGCTGCACAATACCTGCGCCGTTCTTCATGACGGGCATGTACAGTTCATTCACCGCAAGCTCAACCTGGCGTCGTACGGAATTCTGGACGAGAAGAAGCACTTCGCCGGCGGCCGCTACATCGACGTGTTCGAGCAGCGGGAGCCGTGGATCGGAGCGATCCTGGTCTGTGCCGACGTCTGGAACCCGGCACTGGTGCATCTGTCGGCCCTGTACGGAGCGACGATTCTCATTGCACCGGTCGCGTCGTCCGAGAAGGCACTTGCGGGAGAGTTTTCCAACCCGCAGGGCTGGGAGACGGTCATCCGTTTCTATGCAATGATCTACGGCCTGCCGATCGTGTTCGCGAATTTCGCGTCACAGCAGGTCGTTAACGAAGATCGCTTCTGGGGCGGCAGTTGCATCGTCGATCCCTACGGGCGGACAGTCATCCAGGCGGGAGACGAGGAAGACCTGATCATTGCCGACCTCGACTATAACACCGTTCGCGATGCCCGATTCCGCCTGCCGACGGTTCGCGATTCGAACCTGGATCTGATCCACCGCGAGATTAACCGGCTGGCGAACCGGGTCGGTGTCCCGATGGGAACGCGGTCGCGGTCGTAG
- a CDS encoding ArsR/SmtB family transcription factor: MDASLRQLDLVTVFRACADRTRLRILNLLRGGELCVCDLVDVLDVPQPTASRHLAYLRKAGLVVARKEGLWHYYRLVSSESEFHRKLLECLQACADVDAELNGDQERLRLGCRPDCCD; this comes from the coding sequence ATGGATGCCTCGCTCCGACAACTCGATCTGGTGACCGTCTTCCGGGCGTGCGCCGACCGGACGCGGCTGCGGATTCTGAATCTGCTGCGTGGGGGGGAACTGTGCGTCTGCGATCTGGTGGACGTGCTTGATGTTCCCCAGCCGACTGCGTCGCGGCACCTGGCCTACCTGCGAAAGGCGGGGCTCGTCGTAGCCCGTAAGGAAGGGCTGTGGCACTACTACCGCCTGGTCTCCAGCGAGTCCGAATTTCACCGGAAACTGCTCGAATGTCTGCAGGCCTGTGCCGATGTGGATGCCGAGCTGAACGGTGACCAGGAACGGTTGCGGCTGGGGTGCCGGCCGGATTGCTGCGATTGA